The Mauremys mutica isolate MM-2020 ecotype Southern chromosome 1, ASM2049712v1, whole genome shotgun sequence genome has a segment encoding these proteins:
- the MAOA gene encoding amine oxidase [flavin-containing] A isoform X2, protein MDEMGKEIPADAPWAAPHAAEWDKMTMKELTDKICWTKAAREFATLFVNINVTSEPHEVSALWFLWYVKLCGGTTRIFSVTNGGQERKFVGGSGQITERIKERLEGSVKLERPVVRIDQSGDNVIVETLNHEIYEGSYVISAIPPGLTTKIHFNPELPSERNQLIHRLPMGSVIKCMMYYKEAFWKKMDYCASMLIEDEEAPISITLDDSKPDESVPAIIGFILTRKAYRLARASKEERKRKICELYAKVMGSEEALHPVHYEEKNWSEEQYSGGCYTAYFPPGIMSQYGRTIRQPLGRIYFAGTETATQWSGYMEGAVQAGERAAREILFEMGKISKGEIWMPEPESEDVPAQPITTTFWERNLPSVPGLLRLVGFSTFFTSVAAIGLFAYKKGLLAQN, encoded by the exons AGCTGCCAGAGAGTTTGCTACTCTCTTTGTGAACATCAATGTCACCTCTGAGCCACATGAGGTCTCTGCTCTCTGGTTCCTGTGGTACGTGAAGCTGTGTGGGGGGACAACCAGGATATTTTCCGTAACCAATGGGGGACAG GAACGGAAGTTTGTTGGGGGTTCTGGTCAGATTACAGAAAGGATAAAGGAACGCCTCGAAGGCAGCGTTAAACTGGAGAGGCCTGTAGTTCGCATTGATCAGTCAGGTGATAATGTCATTGTGGAGACTCTAAACCATGAGATATATGAG GGCAGTTATGTGATTAGTGCCATCCCCCCAGGCCTGACTACAAAGATCCATTTCAACCCAGAACTACCATCAGAGAGAAACCAGTTAATTCACCGTCTTCCGATGGGTTCTGTCATTAAATGTATGATGTACTATAAAGAGGCCTTCTGGAAGAAGATGG ATTACTGTGCCAGCATGCTTATTGAGGACGAAGAAGCTCCAATTTCAATAACCTTAGATGATTCCAAACCCGATGAATCGGTGCCTGCCATTATAGG TTTTATCCTTACAAGAAAGGCCTATAGACTTGCACGTGCCAGCAAAGAAGAGAG GAAGAGAAAAATCTGTGAACTGTATGCCAAAGTGATGGGCTCAGAAGAGGCTTTACAT CCAGTGCATTATGAAGAAAAGAACTGGAGTGAAGAACAGTATTCGGGGGGATGTTATACAGCCTACTTCCCACCAGGCATCATGTCTCAATATGGAAG gaCCATTCGCCAGCCCCTCGGCAGGATCTACTTTGCTGGCACGGAGACCGCTACCCAATGGAGCGGGTACATGGAGGGGGCTGTGCAGGCGGGAGAGAGAGCAGCAAGAGAG ATACTGTTTGAGATGGGAAAGATCTCAAAGGGTGAAATCTGGATGCCTGAACCAGAGTCAGAG GATGTCCCAGCCCAGCCAATCACTACCACCTTTTGGGAGAGAAACTTGCCGTCTGTACCAGGTCTGCTGAGGCTGGTTGGATTTTCCACTTTCTTCACTTCAGTGGCTGCCATTGGGCTGTTTGCCTACAAAAAGGGGCTGCTAGCTCAAAACTAA